The following are encoded together in the Bacteroidales bacterium MB20-C3-3 genome:
- a CDS encoding ribonuclease HII encodes MLLPYHIMGVSEAGCDEAGRGALAGPVYASAVILPPDFFHPLLNDSKQLKESQRDKLRAIIEAEAIDWAVAWATPEEIDKVNILKASILSMHRALENLRVRPQSIIVDGNRFLPYKDIPYNCFVKGDGRYSSIAAASVLAKTHRDEFMKKIDIEFPCYGWAKNMAYPTSGHREAIRKNGVSKYHRVSYRLLPEPDLFSFTNCESPQREEGTCCKEY; translated from the coding sequence TTGTTACTACCATACCACATAATGGGCGTTTCAGAGGCGGGCTGTGATGAGGCGGGCAGAGGAGCTCTTGCCGGGCCTGTATACGCCTCGGCAGTTATATTGCCACCGGATTTTTTCCACCCCCTTCTTAATGATTCCAAACAGCTCAAAGAGTCCCAGCGGGACAAGCTAAGAGCCATTATTGAGGCCGAAGCAATAGATTGGGCTGTTGCCTGGGCCACCCCTGAAGAGATAGACAAGGTTAACATCCTTAAGGCATCTATCCTCTCTATGCACAGAGCACTCGAGAATCTCAGGGTCAGGCCCCAGTCAATTATTGTGGATGGAAACAGGTTTTTACCATATAAAGATATTCCTTACAACTGCTTTGTCAAAGGCGATGGCAGATATTCATCAATTGCAGCAGCCTCTGTTCTTGCAAAAACCCACAGAGATGAGTTTATGAAGAAAATAGATATCGAATTTCCCTGTTACGGATGGGCAAAAAATATGGCCTACCCTACTTCCGGACACAGGGAGGCCATTAGAAAAAACGGGGTTAGTAAATATCACAGAGTCTCGTACAGACTCCTTCCTGAGCCGGATCTATTCAGCTTCACGAATTGCGAATCTCCCCAGAGAGAAGAGGGCACATGTTGTAAAGAATATTGA
- a CDS encoding helix-turn-helix transcriptional regulator, which produces MFSILDFILQIIALLILFTHTIRAYCSPATKFIFVSMNIENIKQAIGKRRRELGLSQEFMAEKLKMSLNGYRKIEVGTTSIIHPQLSEICSLLKIAPEELIYPESGWNNKEQISGLEAELVQCRSLIEELESNFNLMRGEYETLLDQNRAALESQKKLIGMLNESLARYRKDSK; this is translated from the coding sequence ATGTTTTCAATTCTAGATTTTATCCTTCAGATAATTGCACTTTTAATACTGTTTACACACACTATCCGTGCGTATTGTTCTCCTGCAACAAAATTTATATTTGTTTCTATGAATATCGAAAACATTAAGCAGGCTATTGGAAAACGAAGACGAGAGCTAGGCTTGTCGCAGGAGTTTATGGCAGAAAAGCTTAAAATGTCACTTAATGGATATCGCAAAATTGAGGTGGGTACAACCTCAATTATTCATCCACAACTTTCAGAGATATGTTCACTTTTAAAGATCGCTCCTGAAGAGCTGATCTATCCGGAATCCGGATGGAACAACAAGGAGCAGATATCCGGTCTTGAGGCAGAACTTGTGCAATGCCGTTCATTAATTGAGGAGCTGGAGTCAAATTTCAATCTTATGAGGGGAGAATATGAAACTCTGCTGGATCAAAACAGAGCAGCACTTGAGAGTCAGAAAAAATTGATAGGAATGCTCAATGAATCCCTTGCCCGATACAGGAAAGATTCTAAATAG
- a CDS encoding elongation factor G: protein MKVYPTQNIRNIVLLGGTKSGKTTLAETMMFEGKVIDRRGSVEAKTTVSDNTEIEQIYQRSIYPTLLYTEFMDHKLNIIDTPGSDDFIGGVISAFKVADAGVMVVNAQQGVEVGTEIFARQAEKCKKPLILAINQLDHEKANWEMALESVKQTFGKKVLVIQYPIETGVGFNSFIDVLKMKMYRFKDENGTREELEIPADQADQAAELHQVVAEMAAENDEALMELFFDKGQLTEEEIRAGLRIGIAKAEIMPLFCLSGRKDIGVKRLMEFVINAAPSPDKMVQMLKDGTTVPCDSAGQPSVFIYKTSVEQHLGDVSFFRVMSGKITEGMDLVNPENGSKERLSVIYAVAGKKKEKVTEMVAGDIGCTVKLKSVKTNQTLNGGNKEWAFESIVFPPSKFRTAIKAKAEKDEEKLGEILNRANAEDPTIKIEYSKELKQTILSGQGEHHINILKWHLTNTHKLEIDLFPPKIPYRETITKVAIADYRHRKQSGGAGQFGEVHLLIEPVVEGVAPNNKFKIEGKELVLNIKGKEEYKMDWGGKLEYFNCIVGGSIDARFMPAILKGILEKMEEGPLTGSYARDIRVFVYDGKMHPVDSNEISFKLAGRNAFKEAFKKAGPKIMEPVYNVEVLVPSDYMGDVMSDLQNRRAMIEGMSSDKGFEILKARVPLAELNKYSTTLSSLTSGRATFTMTFAEYQQVPAEVQDKLLKEYEANDKDE from the coding sequence ATGAAAGTTTACCCTACTCAGAACATTCGCAACATCGTCCTGCTTGGAGGCACGAAATCAGGGAAGACAACCCTGGCAGAGACAATGATGTTTGAAGGCAAAGTTATTGACCGCAGAGGATCAGTTGAAGCTAAAACCACTGTGAGTGACAATACGGAAATTGAGCAAATCTACCAGCGTTCAATCTATCCCACTCTATTGTATACAGAGTTTATGGATCATAAACTCAATATTATTGACACACCCGGCTCTGACGACTTTATTGGAGGAGTCATCTCTGCATTTAAGGTTGCAGACGCAGGTGTTATGGTGGTTAATGCCCAGCAGGGTGTAGAGGTGGGTACTGAGATATTCGCCAGACAGGCCGAGAAGTGCAAAAAGCCTCTGATTTTAGCTATAAATCAGCTGGACCACGAAAAAGCAAACTGGGAGATGGCTCTGGAGTCTGTCAAACAGACTTTTGGCAAAAAGGTACTGGTTATTCAATATCCAATAGAGACAGGAGTTGGATTCAACAGCTTTATTGATGTTCTTAAGATGAAGATGTATCGCTTCAAAGATGAAAACGGAACCCGTGAAGAGCTGGAAATCCCTGCTGACCAGGCAGATCAGGCTGCTGAGCTGCATCAGGTTGTTGCTGAGATGGCTGCTGAGAATGATGAGGCTCTGATGGAGCTCTTTTTTGACAAAGGACAGCTTACAGAGGAGGAGATAAGAGCGGGTCTCAGAATTGGAATTGCAAAGGCTGAGATTATGCCTCTCTTCTGCCTTTCAGGCAGAAAGGATATTGGCGTAAAGAGGCTTATGGAGTTTGTAATTAATGCAGCACCTTCACCTGACAAAATGGTCCAGATGTTAAAAGATGGTACAACTGTCCCTTGTGATTCAGCGGGCCAGCCATCTGTATTTATTTACAAGACTTCGGTTGAGCAGCATTTGGGGGATGTCTCTTTCTTCAGGGTAATGTCCGGTAAAATCACTGAGGGTATGGACCTTGTGAATCCGGAAAACGGATCTAAAGAGCGTCTTTCAGTTATCTATGCCGTTGCCGGAAAGAAAAAAGAGAAAGTTACCGAGATGGTAGCCGGTGATATTGGTTGTACCGTAAAACTTAAGTCTGTTAAGACTAATCAGACTTTGAACGGTGGAAATAAGGAGTGGGCATTTGAGTCTATAGTATTCCCTCCTTCAAAATTCCGTACAGCTATTAAGGCTAAGGCAGAGAAGGATGAGGAGAAACTTGGAGAGATACTCAACCGTGCAAACGCAGAGGACCCTACTATTAAGATTGAGTATTCAAAAGAGCTTAAGCAGACTATCCTCAGCGGGCAGGGAGAGCACCATATTAACATCCTTAAGTGGCACCTTACCAATACTCATAAACTTGAGATAGATCTATTCCCTCCAAAGATTCCTTACAGAGAGACCATTACCAAGGTTGCCATCGCTGATTACAGACACAGAAAGCAATCAGGCGGAGCGGGACAATTTGGTGAGGTTCACCTCCTTATAGAGCCTGTTGTTGAGGGAGTTGCTCCTAATAATAAGTTCAAAATTGAGGGCAAGGAGCTTGTCCTGAATATCAAGGGCAAAGAGGAGTACAAAATGGATTGGGGTGGAAAACTAGAGTACTTCAACTGTATTGTAGGTGGCTCAATTGATGCGAGGTTCATGCCTGCTATCCTCAAAGGTATTCTTGAAAAGATGGAGGAGGGACCTCTTACAGGTTCTTATGCTCGTGATATCAGGGTATTTGTTTACGATGGCAAGATGCACCCAGTTGACTCAAATGAGATTTCATTCAAACTTGCCGGTAGAAACGCCTTTAAAGAGGCTTTTAAAAAGGCTGGTCCAAAGATTATGGAGCCTGTTTATAATGTAGAGGTTCTTGTTCCAAGTGACTATATGGGTGATGTAATGAGTGACCTTCAGAATCGCAGGGCCATGATTGAGGGTATGAGCAGTGATAAAGGCTTTGAAATTCTTAAGGCAAGAGTTCCTCTTGCAGAGTTGAATAAGTACTCTACTACTCTGAGTTCACTTACATCCGGAAGAGCTACATTTACTATGACTTTTGCAGAGTATCAGCAGGTTCCTGCCGAGGTTCAGGATAAGTTGCTTAAAGAGTACGAAGCAAACGACAAGGACGAATAA
- a CDS encoding methyltransferase, whose protein sequence is MGSFLFKQFSVRQEISAMKVNTDGVLLGAWCSLPQSVPLERPVRVLDVGTGTGVIALMVAQRLSSQFNNFNIVGIDPDAPSSEEAEYNFKASKWSNSLSSLPLSLKEFANTGSGCFDLIVSNPPYFINSLKAPAKRRSNARHSESLPFYELADCSANLLTPCGTLSVILPAEAGEFFVSAAALHGLYLCHICKVSTLSGEPEKRVLMEFSKTRDLGLKKSGLSVQESPGGAFSDDYRRLTADFYLKF, encoded by the coding sequence ATGGGGAGTTTCTTGTTTAAGCAGTTTTCTGTAAGGCAGGAGATTAGCGCGATGAAGGTAAACACAGATGGTGTTCTGCTTGGTGCCTGGTGCTCTCTTCCCCAATCGGTGCCTCTTGAGAGGCCTGTAAGGGTTCTGGATGTAGGAACAGGTACCGGGGTAATTGCCCTGATGGTTGCTCAGCGGCTATCATCTCAGTTTAACAATTTCAACATTGTAGGAATTGATCCGGATGCTCCATCGTCAGAGGAGGCAGAGTATAATTTTAAAGCTTCAAAGTGGAGCAATTCTCTCTCGTCATTACCTCTCTCTTTAAAGGAATTTGCAAACACCGGCAGTGGCTGTTTTGATTTGATTGTCTCCAATCCGCCCTATTTTATAAACTCTCTAAAGGCACCCGCTAAAAGACGGAGTAATGCAAGGCATTCGGAGAGCCTCCCCTTTTATGAACTGGCAGATTGTTCTGCAAATCTGCTTACTCCCTGCGGAACTCTCTCGGTCATTCTGCCGGCAGAGGCGGGTGAATTTTTTGTCTCTGCTGCTGCTTTACACGGGCTCTATCTTTGTCATATATGCAAAGTAAGCACATTATCAGGAGAGCCTGAGAAGAGGGTGTTAATGGAGTTTTCTAAAACGAGGGATTTGGGATTAAAAAAATCGGGACTCTCTGTTCAAGAGAGCCCCGGTGGAGCATTTTCTGATGACTACAGAAGATTAACAGCTGATTTCTATCTCAAGTTCTGA
- the lepA gene encoding translation elongation factor 4 — translation MKNIRNFCIIAHIDHGKSTLADRLLEFTNTVIGRDMEAQVLDSMDLEKEKGITIKSHAIQMDYIHEGEKYTLNLIDTPGHVDFSYEVSRAIASCEGALLVVDATQGIQAQTISNLYLALNHDLEIIPVLNKIDMDAAMIDSVKDQIIDLLGCDDEDIILASGKTGTGVQEILNAIINKVPSPKGDPDAPLQALIFDSVFNSFRGIIAYFKVVNGSIKKGDKVKFFNTGKEYEADEVGILRLRMTPSGEVQTGDVGYIISGIKAASEVKVGDTITHIAKPCSTSIGGFEEVKPMVFAGVYPVEADEYEDLRASLEKLQLNDASLVFEPESSLALGFGFRCGFLGLLHLEIVQERLYREFDMDVITTVPNVSYKVYTTQGEMMDVHNPSGLPAVTLVDYIEEPYIRAQIISKSEYFGVIMKLCLDKRGVLLSQHFLTSERVELNFEMPLAEIVFDFYDKLKSVSRGYASFDYHVVGYKEADLVKLDILLNGEQVDALSSLIHRDHAYDFGRRMCEKLKELIPRQQFDIAIQAAIGAKIIARETVKAVRKDVTAKCYGGDISRKRKLLEKQKKGKKRMRQVGNVEVPQSAFMAVLKLD, via the coding sequence ATGAAGAACATTAGGAACTTTTGTATAATCGCACATATTGACCACGGGAAGAGTACGCTGGCAGACAGGCTATTGGAGTTTACAAATACTGTCATAGGGCGTGATATGGAGGCGCAGGTTTTAGACTCAATGGACCTGGAGAAGGAGAAGGGGATCACAATTAAGAGCCACGCAATTCAAATGGATTATATCCACGAGGGTGAGAAATACACTCTAAATCTGATTGATACTCCCGGCCACGTTGATTTTTCATACGAAGTGTCAAGAGCAATTGCATCCTGTGAAGGGGCACTGCTGGTTGTTGATGCAACTCAGGGAATTCAGGCACAAACTATATCCAATCTGTATCTTGCCCTCAATCACGATCTGGAAATCATTCCTGTTCTTAACAAGATTGATATGGATGCAGCAATGATAGATTCTGTTAAAGATCAGATTATTGACCTGCTAGGTTGTGATGATGAGGATATTATTCTTGCCAGCGGCAAAACAGGAACAGGGGTGCAGGAGATACTCAATGCGATTATTAACAAAGTTCCATCTCCCAAGGGAGATCCCGATGCTCCCCTTCAGGCACTTATATTTGACTCGGTTTTTAATTCCTTCAGGGGGATTATAGCATACTTTAAAGTTGTTAACGGATCAATAAAGAAAGGAGATAAAGTTAAGTTCTTCAATACAGGGAAGGAGTACGAGGCAGATGAAGTTGGTATCCTGAGGCTTAGAATGACACCTTCCGGCGAAGTTCAGACCGGTGATGTAGGTTATATTATATCCGGAATCAAGGCAGCCAGCGAGGTAAAAGTGGGTGACACCATTACACATATTGCAAAACCCTGCAGCACATCCATCGGAGGATTTGAGGAGGTAAAGCCGATGGTTTTTGCCGGTGTATATCCTGTTGAGGCCGATGAGTATGAGGATTTGAGAGCTTCGCTTGAGAAGCTCCAGTTAAATGACGCTTCACTTGTTTTTGAACCGGAATCTTCGCTTGCTCTTGGTTTTGGTTTCAGATGCGGATTCCTTGGCCTTCTCCACCTTGAAATAGTACAGGAGCGTCTCTACAGAGAGTTTGACATGGATGTAATTACAACCGTACCAAACGTCTCTTATAAAGTTTATACAACACAGGGAGAGATGATGGATGTTCACAATCCATCCGGACTTCCTGCCGTAACATTGGTAGATTATATTGAAGAGCCATACATAAGGGCTCAGATAATCTCAAAGTCAGAGTATTTTGGGGTTATAATGAAACTCTGCCTGGATAAGAGAGGAGTTCTTCTCAGCCAGCACTTCCTCACAAGTGAGAGGGTTGAACTAAATTTTGAGATGCCACTTGCTGAGATAGTATTTGATTTTTATGACAAACTGAAATCTGTTTCCAGAGGATACGCCTCGTTTGACTACCATGTTGTTGGATACAAAGAGGCAGATCTTGTTAAACTCGATATTCTTCTTAATGGCGAGCAGGTTGATGCCCTGTCCAGTCTTATTCACAGGGATCACGCTTACGACTTTGGCCGCAGAATGTGTGAAAAACTTAAAGAGCTAATACCTCGCCAGCAGTTTGACATAGCTATCCAGGCCGCCATTGGGGCCAAAATCATTGCAAGGGAGACTGTGAAAGCTGTCCGTAAAGATGTAACCGCAAAATGTTACGGTGGAGACATCAGCAGAAAGCGCAAACTCCTTGAAAAGCAAAAGAAAGGAAAGAAGAGGATGCGCCAGGTAGGCAATGTAGAGGTTCCTCAGAGCGCCTTTATGGCTGTCCTCAAACTAGATTAA
- a CDS encoding RNA polymerase sigma factor produces MTDRELLELYREEGKQNYAFNLIVKTYSERLYWHVRKMVASHEDANDIIQNSFIKAWDALPDFREESRLYTWLYRIATNESLTFLKRKKTRAFLSLTDYSRQLENKLESDPYFNGDKTQLVLHKAILKLPDKQRAVFNMRYFDDMKYEEISEVTGTSVGALKASYHHAFQKIQQAMEELL; encoded by the coding sequence ATGACAGATAGGGAGCTTCTGGAGTTATACAGAGAGGAGGGCAAACAAAATTATGCCTTCAACCTTATTGTCAAAACATATAGTGAAAGACTTTACTGGCATGTTCGCAAAATGGTAGCTTCTCACGAAGATGCCAACGACATTATTCAGAATTCATTCATAAAGGCATGGGACGCCCTTCCGGATTTCCGGGAGGAGTCTCGTCTTTATACATGGTTGTACAGGATAGCGACCAATGAATCCCTAACTTTTCTGAAACGGAAAAAGACCCGGGCATTTTTATCACTTACTGATTACTCAAGGCAACTTGAGAATAAACTGGAGTCTGATCCATATTTTAACGGAGACAAGACACAACTTGTGCTTCACAAAGCCATTCTCAAATTACCGGATAAACAGAGAGCTGTTTTCAACATGAGATATTTTGATGATATGAAATATGAAGAGATATCTGAAGTCACAGGCACATCTGTAGGGGCTTTGAAGGCATCTTACCATCATGCATTTCAAAAAATTCAACAGGCAATGGAAGAGCTCCTTTAA
- a CDS encoding transketolase C-terminal domain-containing protein, which produces MKEKFENTGNKDTRSGFGAGLHQVGKTNRDVVALCADLTGSLKMDAFAAEFPERFIQCGIAEANMIGTAAGLAVSGKIPFAGSFAEFVTGRVYDQVRQVVAYSDTNVKICASHAGITLGEDGATHQTMEDLGLMRMLPNLTVINPCDYNQTKAATIAIADYHGPVYLRFGRPSVPNFTPADQKFEIGKALRLTEGDDVTIFATGHLVWEALEAAKRLEEDGISAEVVNIHTIKPLDKKAVIESASKTGAVVTAEEHLIAGGLGELIAGLLATEKPTPVEFVAVDDLFGQSGEPSELMKEYKLDAASIVTAAKRAISRK; this is translated from the coding sequence ATGAAGGAGAAATTTGAAAATACAGGGAACAAAGATACAAGATCAGGTTTTGGCGCCGGACTCCATCAAGTTGGAAAAACAAACAGAGATGTAGTTGCTCTTTGTGCAGACCTCACAGGATCTCTTAAAATGGATGCATTTGCAGCCGAATTCCCGGAGAGATTCATTCAGTGCGGAATTGCAGAAGCCAATATGATTGGAACAGCCGCAGGTCTTGCGGTATCCGGGAAAATCCCATTTGCAGGCTCTTTTGCCGAATTTGTTACCGGAAGGGTATACGATCAGGTGAGACAAGTCGTTGCCTATTCAGACACAAATGTTAAAATTTGTGCATCTCACGCAGGAATCACCCTTGGGGAGGATGGAGCAACACATCAGACAATGGAGGATTTGGGGCTAATGAGGATGCTCCCCAATCTCACAGTTATAAATCCCTGTGATTATAACCAGACAAAAGCAGCAACCATAGCGATAGCAGACTACCATGGTCCTGTATATTTAAGATTTGGCAGACCATCTGTACCAAACTTCACCCCGGCTGACCAGAAGTTTGAAATTGGGAAGGCACTTCGTTTAACAGAGGGAGACGATGTTACAATTTTTGCAACAGGTCATCTTGTCTGGGAGGCTCTGGAGGCCGCCAAAAGACTTGAAGAGGATGGAATCTCTGCCGAGGTAGTAAATATTCATACCATTAAACCTTTGGACAAAAAAGCAGTCATAGAATCAGCATCAAAGACAGGAGCAGTAGTAACTGCAGAGGAGCACCTGATTGCCGGAGGCCTGGGAGAACTTATAGCCGGCCTACTGGCAACAGAAAAACCAACCCCGGTTGAATTTGTTGCTGTTGACGACCTCTTTGGGCAAAGCGGAGAGCCGTCTGAACTTATGAAAGAGTACAAACTGGATGCAGCAAGCATAGTAACAGCTGCAAAAAGAGCAATATCAAGAAAATAG
- a CDS encoding RNA polymerase sigma factor, protein MNRSEFEKEVIINQEPLRRFLCNLCGGDAALGDDIVQEAFIKAYINLSSFSGKSKFSTWLFRIAYNCFCDNKRASSRFASVELDDRLSIETDRADSRYKNQELYMAMSKLNEKERTVVLLFYMEDQSLKEISGITGMPENTVKSHLSRARGNLSNHLNTIGYER, encoded by the coding sequence GTGAACAGATCTGAATTTGAAAAAGAGGTAATTATTAATCAGGAGCCGCTCAGGCGGTTCCTTTGCAACCTTTGCGGCGGTGATGCTGCTTTGGGGGACGACATAGTCCAGGAGGCTTTCATTAAAGCCTATATTAACCTCTCATCATTCAGCGGTAAGTCAAAGTTCTCTACATGGCTGTTCAGAATTGCTTACAATTGTTTTTGTGACAATAAAAGAGCCTCTTCCAGATTCGCCTCAGTGGAGCTGGATGATAGACTGAGCATAGAGACAGACAGAGCAGATTCCAGATACAAAAACCAGGAGCTCTATATGGCTATGTCAAAACTGAATGAGAAGGAGCGAACAGTAGTGCTTCTTTTTTATATGGAGGATCAGAGTCTCAAGGAGATTTCCGGCATAACAGGGATGCCGGAGAATACAGTTAAGTCTCACCTGTCAAGGGCAAGGGGCAATTTGTCAAACCATTTAAACACGATTGGTTATGAAAGATGA
- a CDS encoding DUF6249 domain-containing protein, translating to MEGVLAILMPFLTAIIILAIVYTTKIMRDRSRNRLIEKAIEHGKELSPELFRGIEKEKQPKDPLTSSLVTIGAGIAIFIALFLFFDNQLKFAAFGLIPLFVGLGQLTAYLINKKNGK from the coding sequence ATGGAAGGAGTATTAGCAATTTTAATGCCGTTTCTCACAGCAATTATTATCCTCGCAATCGTCTATACAACTAAGATAATGAGGGATAGATCAAGAAACAGACTCATCGAAAAAGCAATTGAACATGGTAAAGAGTTATCGCCTGAACTATTCAGGGGAATCGAGAAAGAGAAGCAGCCGAAGGACCCTCTTACAAGTTCTCTGGTTACAATTGGAGCAGGAATAGCAATTTTTATAGCCCTCTTCCTTTTCTTTGACAACCAGCTCAAATTTGCAGCCTTTGGTCTTATTCCGCTCTTTGTTGGACTCGGTCAGCTGACAGCGTATCTTATAAACAAGAAAAACGGCAAGTAA
- a CDS encoding transketolase: protein MTQNYPLGEVASQVRRDIVRMVNLAASGHPGGSLSSTDILTALFFSEMNHDPANWRRDGKGRDMFFLSAGHLSPVFYSVLARSGYFSVSELATFRKMGSRLQGHPSVERGLPGVHVASGSLGQGLSVACGAAIAKKLEGEKCVVFALLGDGEQQEGQIWEAAMFASHQKLGNLIAITDWNGQQIDGPNDKVISLGDLKAKWDAFGWDVVVADGHDLEAIKAVLKSARESVSDERPKMLLMKTDMGKGVDFMQGTHQWHGKAPNADQTEKALSQLKETIGDF from the coding sequence ATGACACAAAATTATCCATTGGGCGAAGTTGCCTCTCAGGTAAGGAGGGACATTGTGCGGATGGTAAATCTGGCAGCCTCGGGACACCCGGGCGGCTCGCTCAGCAGTACTGACATTTTAACGGCTCTCTTCTTCTCAGAGATGAATCACGATCCTGCAAACTGGAGAAGAGACGGAAAGGGAAGAGATATGTTCTTTCTCTCTGCAGGACACCTTTCACCGGTATTCTACAGCGTACTCGCCAGAAGCGGGTACTTTTCAGTTAGTGAACTGGCAACATTCAGAAAGATGGGGTCAAGACTTCAGGGACACCCATCAGTAGAGAGAGGTTTACCGGGGGTTCATGTTGCATCCGGCTCACTGGGACAGGGCCTTTCAGTGGCCTGCGGTGCAGCAATTGCAAAAAAACTTGAAGGAGAAAAGTGTGTTGTATTTGCACTTCTTGGTGACGGAGAACAGCAAGAGGGGCAAATCTGGGAGGCAGCAATGTTTGCATCTCACCAAAAACTCGGAAACCTGATAGCAATTACAGACTGGAATGGTCAGCAGATTGACGGACCAAACGACAAGGTTATAAGCCTTGGCGATTTAAAAGCAAAATGGGACGCATTCGGATGGGATGTTGTTGTAGCAGACGGACACGATCTGGAAGCAATTAAGGCAGTTCTGAAGAGCGCCAGAGAGAGCGTCTCAGATGAGAGGCCAAAAATGCTCCTGATGAAGACCGATATGGGTAAAGGGGTAGATTTTATGCAAGGGACCCATCAGTGGCACGGAAAGGCACCAAATGCCGATCAGACAGAGAAAGCACTTTCACAACTTAAGGAGACTATAGGAGATTTTTAA
- a CDS encoding ABC transporter ATP-binding protein gives MIKATDIKKSYGSLLVLKGIDFEAKEAEVVSIVGASGAGKSSLLQILGTLSKPDSGRVMIDGTDLFSLGTNALADFRNRKIGFVFQFHHLLPEFSAVENVIIPAMIAKESASKARTRAAEMLTSLGLGERLNHKPSELSGGEQQRVAIARALMNNPSVILADEPSGNLDTVTKKEIHKLFFDLRDKFGQTIIIVTHDRDLASMSDRILEMKDGEFLV, from the coding sequence ATGATTAAGGCAACCGATATTAAAAAATCATACGGAAGCCTTCTTGTCCTCAAGGGAATTGATTTCGAGGCAAAGGAGGCGGAGGTGGTAAGTATTGTTGGAGCAAGCGGGGCTGGAAAGTCCAGCTTGCTCCAAATTCTTGGTACCCTCTCAAAGCCAGATAGCGGGAGGGTTATGATTGACGGGACAGATTTGTTCTCTCTGGGAACAAATGCTTTGGCTGATTTCAGAAACAGAAAAATAGGTTTTGTTTTTCAGTTTCATCACCTTCTACCTGAGTTTTCTGCTGTTGAGAATGTAATTATACCGGCAATGATTGCAAAGGAGAGTGCGTCAAAAGCTCGTACTAGAGCAGCTGAGATGCTAACCTCTCTTGGTTTGGGAGAGAGGCTTAATCATAAACCATCAGAACTTAGCGGCGGAGAGCAACAGAGGGTTGCCATAGCGAGAGCTCTTATGAATAATCCCTCTGTAATCCTTGCTGATGAGCCATCAGGCAATCTTGATACAGTAACAAAAAAAGAGATTCATAAACTCTTCTTTGATCTTAGAGATAAATTCGGGCAGACAATAATAATTGTTACTCACGACAGAGATCTAGCCTCAATGAGTGACAGAATTCTTGAAATGAAAGATGGGGAGTTTCTTGTTTAA
- a CDS encoding DUF5056 domain-containing protein encodes MKDDEKIKLFFDEHKQSIDDKGFSGRLFATIDVLPEPKPRYDKTRVIIAMFGVAGALLFALLGGYSALIDGLSQMGSIATDYKSATPEIVISIFFTTCALFSLGRFAIREAE; translated from the coding sequence ATGAAAGATGATGAAAAAATAAAGTTGTTCTTTGATGAACACAAACAGAGTATTGATGATAAAGGCTTTTCAGGCAGATTGTTTGCAACCATTGATGTATTACCCGAACCAAAGCCCAGATATGACAAAACAAGAGTAATCATAGCTATGTTTGGAGTAGCCGGAGCTCTTTTGTTCGCTTTACTGGGCGGGTATTCCGCTTTAATTGACGGATTATCACAAATGGGTTCAATAGCTACAGATTATAAATCTGCAACACCGGAGATAGTTATCTCAATATTCTTTACAACATGTGCCCTCTTCTCTCTGGGGAGATTCGCAATTCGTGAAGCTGAATAG